A DNA window from Janibacter sp. A1S7 contains the following coding sequences:
- a CDS encoding ABC transporter ATP-binding protein, whose product MTNAWSLMRSMSRSDDIAATPLPPGTARRVLGYARPFTRTIIAFLVLVALGSLTVVAVPLMLQRLIDDGVTPGNRQVVITLALLVAAIAVVEAVTTLVQRWLSARIGEGLIHHMRTEVFEHVLGQPIAFFTRAQTGALVSRLNNDVIGAQQAFTTVLSSVVSNVISLVLILAAMISLSWQLTIASLVLVPFFIIPAKLMGRRLAGLSREQMNLNAELGTQMTERFNVAGALLVKIFGRPSREVAEYDLRAARVRDIGVRIAVNRAFFFVTITALASLATAMVYGFGGLMAVEGTMTVGTLLALAALLARLYGPLTALSNVHIDILTALVSFARLFELLDMPSSITEKPDARALPQGEALAVELDDVHFTYPGADEISLPSLDGGRTGDRESGEPVLRGVDLRAEPGQLIALVGPSGAGKSTITSLVARFYDPTSGAVRIGGVDLQDATLESVGDTVGMVTQEAHLFHDTIRNNLAYARPDATEEEMLAALDAAQVRSLVAALPAGLDTVVGDRGHRLSGGEKQRFAIARLLLKSPGVLILDEATAHLDSESEVAVQRALDSALEGRTAIVIAHRLSTIRAADQILVVDRGRIVERGTHEQLLGQGGLYATLYATQYDGPVTTALAPERDGIEVG is encoded by the coding sequence ATGACCAACGCGTGGTCGCTGATGCGCTCGATGAGCCGCAGCGACGACATCGCCGCGACGCCGCTGCCGCCCGGCACCGCGCGGCGGGTGCTCGGCTACGCCAGGCCGTTCACGCGCACGATCATCGCCTTCCTCGTCCTCGTCGCGCTCGGTTCGCTCACCGTCGTCGCCGTGCCCCTGATGCTGCAGCGCCTCATCGACGACGGCGTCACCCCGGGCAACCGGCAGGTGGTCATCACCCTCGCGCTCCTCGTCGCCGCCATCGCCGTCGTCGAGGCCGTCACCACGCTGGTGCAGCGGTGGCTCTCCGCGCGCATCGGCGAGGGCCTGATCCACCACATGCGCACCGAGGTCTTCGAGCACGTGCTGGGCCAGCCGATCGCGTTCTTCACCCGCGCGCAGACCGGTGCCCTCGTCAGCCGGCTCAACAACGACGTCATCGGCGCGCAGCAGGCCTTCACGACCGTCCTGTCGTCCGTGGTCAGCAACGTCATCTCGCTCGTGCTCATCCTCGCGGCGATGATCTCCCTGTCCTGGCAGCTGACGATCGCCTCGCTCGTGCTCGTCCCGTTCTTCATCATCCCGGCCAAGCTGATGGGACGGCGTCTGGCCGGCCTGTCCCGGGAGCAGATGAACCTCAACGCCGAGCTCGGCACGCAGATGACCGAGCGGTTCAACGTCGCCGGGGCGCTGCTGGTGAAGATCTTCGGGCGGCCCTCGCGCGAGGTGGCCGAGTACGACCTGCGCGCGGCTCGGGTGCGCGACATCGGGGTGCGGATCGCGGTCAACCGGGCCTTCTTCTTCGTCACGATCACCGCACTGGCGTCGCTGGCGACGGCGATGGTCTACGGCTTCGGCGGGCTCATGGCCGTCGAGGGCACGATGACCGTCGGTACCCTCCTCGCCCTCGCCGCGCTGCTCGCGCGGCTCTACGGGCCGCTGACCGCGCTGTCCAACGTCCACATCGACATCCTCACCGCGCTCGTCTCCTTCGCGCGCCTCTTCGAGCTGCTCGACATGCCCTCGAGCATCACCGAGAAGCCCGACGCCCGGGCCCTCCCGCAGGGCGAGGCGCTGGCGGTGGAGCTGGACGACGTGCACTTCACCTACCCCGGCGCCGACGAGATCTCCCTGCCCTCCCTGGACGGCGGCCGGACGGGTGACCGCGAGAGCGGCGAGCCGGTGCTGCGGGGCGTGGACCTGCGTGCGGAACCCGGGCAGCTCATCGCGCTCGTGGGTCCGAGCGGTGCCGGAAAGAGCACGATCACCTCACTGGTCGCCCGCTTCTACGACCCGACCAGCGGCGCCGTGCGCATCGGGGGAGTGGACCTGCAGGACGCGACGCTGGAGTCGGTCGGGGACACCGTCGGCATGGTCACCCAGGAGGCGCACCTCTTCCACGACACCATCCGCAACAACTTGGCCTATGCCCGACCGGACGCCACCGAGGAGGAGATGCTGGCTGCGCTCGACGCCGCCCAGGTCCGCTCGCTCGTCGCGGCACTGCCGGCTGGTCTGGACACCGTCGTCGGTGATCGCGGACACCGGCTGTCCGGGGGCGAGAAGCAGCGCTTCGCCATCGCGCGCCTGCTGCTGAAGTCCCCGGGTGTGCTCATCCTCGATGAGGCGACCGCGCACCTGGACAGCGAGTCCGAGGTGGCGGTCCAGCGCGCCCTGGACTCCGCGCTCGAGGGCCGCACCGCGATCGTCATCGCGCACCGGTTGTCGACGATCCGCGCGGCGGACCAGATCCTCGTCGTCGACCGGGGGCGGATCGTCGAGCGGGGCACGCACGAGCAGCTGCTCGGGCAAGGCGGTCTGTACGCCACGCTCTACGCGACACAGTACGACGGCCCGGTCACCACCGCGCTCGC
- a CDS encoding sirohydrochlorin chelatase, translating into MTTVLLAHGSPDRRHATTLERLRRRVAGPLRAAGHGPTRLAHIEHDGPTPTELGRELSGAVTVVPMLITPALHARVDVPAAVRALAAHGARVRAVAPLGGDRLLLAAVEERLVAAGHDPGAPTLLVAGGSSSGEAARSLASLVADGPRRTWSSTTLSAPRLGAAIGRTVVPAVLAEGVLHDKVAAYADEGGAPFVRGGLADSRAVADLVVRRVLHSC; encoded by the coding sequence GTGACGACCGTCCTGCTCGCCCACGGCTCCCCGGACCGACGCCACGCCACGACCCTCGAGCGGCTGCGGCGGCGCGTCGCCGGGCCGCTGCGCGCGGCCGGCCACGGCCCGACCCGGCTGGCCCACATCGAGCACGACGGACCCACCCCGACCGAGCTGGGCCGCGAGCTCTCCGGAGCGGTCACCGTGGTCCCGATGCTCATCACCCCCGCCCTCCACGCCCGCGTCGACGTGCCGGCGGCCGTCCGTGCGCTGGCCGCGCACGGCGCACGGGTGCGCGCGGTCGCGCCGCTGGGTGGTGACCGCCTGCTCCTCGCCGCCGTCGAGGAGCGGCTCGTCGCCGCCGGGCACGACCCCGGTGCGCCGACCCTGCTCGTCGCCGGCGGCTCCAGCTCCGGCGAGGCGGCCCGCAGCCTGGCCTCCCTCGTGGCCGACGGCCCCAGGCGCACCTGGAGCTCGACGACGCTCAGCGCGCCCCGGCTGGGCGCGGCCATCGGGCGCACCGTCGTGCCTGCGGTCCTCGCCGAGGGCGTGCTCCACGACAAGGTGGCCGCCTATGCCGACGAGGGGGGCGCCCCCTTCGTCCGTGGTGGGCTGGCCGACTCCCGGGCCGTCGCCGACCTCGTCGTCCGGCGGGTGCTGCACTCCTGCTGA
- a CDS encoding phosphoadenylyl-sulfate reductase translates to MSAVAAADLRAVAARGEARFTHLESELSGTYEGRVQLARRALAWADETFGSGLTVASSMGDEVLVHLVGTTLTGTDVFFLDTGYHFAETLGTRDAYDEMLPVRIRTILPLLTVAEQDAEHGPRLHDRDPNACCAMRKVEPLNRALADRDAWVTGMRREDAPTRTDIGVVGWDERRGMVKINPIAGWTQADVDRFVAEEDVFLNPLRQSGYTSIGCAPCTRPVAPGEDARAGRWSGQDKVECGLHT, encoded by the coding sequence ATGAGCGCGGTCGCCGCGGCCGACCTGCGCGCCGTCGCTGCCCGGGGGGAGGCGCGCTTCACCCACCTCGAGTCGGAGCTGTCCGGGACCTACGAAGGAAGGGTGCAGCTGGCTCGTCGGGCGCTCGCCTGGGCCGACGAGACCTTCGGCAGCGGCCTGACCGTCGCCAGCTCCATGGGCGACGAGGTGCTCGTCCACCTGGTGGGCACGACGCTGACCGGCACCGACGTCTTCTTCCTCGACACCGGGTACCACTTCGCCGAGACGCTGGGGACCCGGGACGCCTACGACGAGATGCTCCCGGTGCGCATCCGCACGATCCTGCCACTGCTCACCGTCGCCGAGCAGGACGCCGAGCACGGCCCGCGGCTGCACGACCGTGACCCCAACGCCTGCTGCGCCATGCGCAAGGTCGAGCCGCTGAACCGCGCCCTGGCCGACCGGGACGCGTGGGTGACCGGCATGCGTCGGGAGGACGCGCCCACCCGCACCGACATCGGCGTCGTCGGGTGGGACGAGCGGCGCGGGATGGTCAAGATCAACCCGATCGCCGGCTGGACCCAGGCCGACGTCGACCGCTTCGTCGCCGAGGAGGACGTCTTCCTCAACCCCCTTCGCCAGAGCGGTTACACCTCGATCGGGTGCGCCCCGTGCACCCGGCCGGTCGCCCCGGGGGAGGACGCGCGGGCCGGACGCTGGTCGGGGCAGGACAAGGTCGAGTGCGGTCTGCACACGTGA